In the Streptomyces fradiae ATCC 10745 = DSM 40063 genome, one interval contains:
- a CDS encoding DEAD/DEAH box helicase yields the protein MTLPVAMSGTDVIGQAKTGTGKTLGFGLPLVDRVTVPADVEAGRARTDELTDAPQALVVVPTRELCTQVTNDLLTAGKVRNVRVLAIYGGRAYEPQVEALQKGVDVVVGTPGRLLDLAGQKKLDLSHIRTLVLDEADEMLDLGFLPDVEKIINMLPAKRQTMLFSATMPGAVIGLARRYMSQPTHIRATAPDDEGATVANIKQHVFRAHSMDKPEMVARILQARGRGLAMIFCRTKRTAADIAEQLERRGFASGAVHGDLGQGAREQALRAFRNGKVDVLVCTDVAARGIDVEGVTHVINYQTPEDEKTYLHRVGRTGRAGAHGTAITLVDWDDIPRWQLINKALGLDFGDPVETYSTSPHLFADLDIPEGTKGVLPRAERTRAGLDAEELEDLGEPGGRGKPRGRRREDDRPERAERPERSRAPRQRRRTRGGTPLDGAADGTAAPQATAEAAPGGEASGTEAPAERRTPRRRRRTRAGSAPVAEAATAGEGAVRTARPEAVVEAAAPLAATEGQAPEAEARPRRRTRKTAQPAQAPVSDAPAAEATATGAPVTEAPEAQAAEAQPEARPRRRTRKAAEAVATAEGQAPEAEAKPRRRTRKTAEAAEAAVAAEAPLAPAAEAAPGGEAAEAPKAAPRRRTRKAAASADAVAVPEQATEPKPRRRRTTKATASAEA from the coding sequence ATGACCCTCCCGGTCGCGATGTCCGGGACGGACGTCATCGGCCAGGCCAAGACCGGCACGGGCAAGACCCTCGGTTTCGGCCTCCCCCTCGTGGACCGCGTCACCGTCCCCGCCGACGTCGAGGCCGGCCGCGCCCGCACCGACGAGCTGACGGACGCGCCGCAGGCCCTCGTCGTCGTCCCGACCCGCGAGCTGTGCACGCAGGTCACCAACGACCTGCTCACCGCCGGCAAGGTGCGCAACGTCCGCGTCCTCGCCATCTACGGCGGCCGGGCCTACGAGCCCCAGGTCGAGGCCCTCCAGAAGGGCGTCGACGTGGTCGTCGGCACCCCGGGCCGCCTGCTGGACCTGGCCGGGCAGAAGAAGCTGGACCTGTCCCACATCCGCACCCTGGTGCTGGACGAGGCCGACGAGATGCTCGACCTGGGCTTCCTGCCCGACGTCGAGAAGATCATCAACATGCTTCCGGCGAAGCGCCAGACCATGCTGTTCTCGGCGACCATGCCGGGCGCCGTCATCGGCCTGGCCCGCCGCTACATGTCGCAGCCCACGCACATCCGCGCCACGGCGCCGGACGACGAGGGCGCGACCGTCGCCAACATCAAGCAGCACGTCTTCCGCGCGCACTCCATGGACAAGCCGGAGATGGTCGCCCGCATCCTGCAGGCCCGCGGCCGCGGACTGGCGATGATCTTCTGCCGTACGAAGCGCACCGCGGCCGACATCGCCGAGCAGCTGGAGCGGCGCGGCTTCGCGTCCGGCGCCGTCCACGGCGACCTGGGCCAGGGCGCCCGCGAGCAGGCGCTGCGCGCCTTCCGCAACGGCAAGGTGGACGTGCTGGTCTGCACCGACGTCGCCGCGCGCGGCATCGACGTCGAGGGCGTCACGCACGTGATCAACTACCAGACGCCGGAGGACGAGAAGACCTACCTCCACCGCGTGGGCCGCACGGGCCGCGCCGGGGCGCACGGTACGGCGATCACCCTGGTCGACTGGGACGACATCCCGCGCTGGCAGCTGATCAACAAGGCGCTGGGGCTGGACTTCGGCGACCCGGTCGAGACGTACTCCACGTCCCCGCACCTCTTCGCCGACCTGGACATCCCGGAGGGCACGAAGGGCGTCCTCCCGCGTGCCGAGCGGACCCGTGCCGGGCTGGACGCGGAGGAGCTGGAGGACCTGGGCGAGCCGGGCGGACGCGGCAAGCCGCGCGGGCGCCGTCGTGAGGACGACCGCCCGGAGCGCGCCGAGCGCCCGGAGCGCTCCCGTGCGCCGCGCCAGCGCCGCCGTACCCGCGGCGGCACCCCGCTGGACGGGGCCGCGGACGGCACCGCCGCCCCGCAGGCCACCGCCGAGGCGGCACCCGGCGGGGAGGCGTCCGGCACGGAGGCCCCGGCCGAGCGCCGCACCCCGCGTCGCCGCCGCCGCACCCGCGCGGGCTCCGCGCCCGTGGCGGAGGCGGCCACCGCCGGCGAGGGCGCCGTACGGACCGCGCGCCCGGAGGCCGTCGTCGAGGCGGCGGCCCCCCTGGCGGCCACCGAGGGCCAGGCGCCCGAGGCGGAGGCCAGGCCCCGGCGCCGTACGCGCAAGACGGCCCAGCCGGCGCAGGCGCCCGTGAGCGACGCGCCCGCGGCCGAGGCGACCGCGACCGGCGCGCCCGTCACGGAGGCGCCCGAGGCCCAGGCCGCCGAGGCGCAGCCGGAGGCCAGGCCGCGCCGCCGTACGCGCAAGGCGGCCGAGGCCGTGGCGACCGCCGAGGGCCAGGCGCCCGAGGCGGAGGCCAAGCCCCGGCGCCGTACCCGCAAGACCGCCGAGGCCGCAGAGGCCGCCGTAGCGGCTGAGGCCCCGCTGGCGCCCGCCGCCGAGGCGGCACCCGGCGGGGAGGCCGCCGAGGCCCCGAAGGCCGCGCCGCGCCGCCGTACCCGCAAGGCCGCCGCGTCCGCCGACGCCGTGGCGGTACCGGAGCAGGCGACCGAGCCCAAGCCGCGCCGCCGCCGCACCACCAAGGCCACCGCCTCCGCCGAGGCGTAA
- a CDS encoding DUF3152 domain-containing protein, with the protein MGRHSRKGPAPTTGRGADDKTTANAAPRGGRRRRQGPGAEDQAPPPPQGREAPQARPGATRHPQDHQAHPASHAHLDHQAPQGHQAHLDHQAQHAHQAPQGGRAPESRRASAPQVPQDGWAAQAAPRAPHAAHPAQGPYSPPAAHGPHAAPHAPREPYAARNPHASAPHGGEPGPGTPPQGVPAYGTPPRHTPPQATPPSGVPVPDPARDVRGGHPEQHEPGGGWGAGPYAAAAPRQPAAPQPRIAQTPPRIPGPRREFLEAFDEPEPRHGQDGPAAAPGGRATSTTAPGGPRPPGAPEAPGTGASGRGGSSAPDDVRDEAWERGGQDLPGGSGAFAGPAGRSGRPARADAPDGDGGDGDGGDDARGSGRVGRGRTLTGIAAAAVTTVLAVIVAGQVGDARQQSRAERAADASDRGADTASRSELRATPQTEPSRPAAEPPTYEQLMARQFPLDPAAKGVGAFTAVPGTDPAPGKGRKIRYRVDVEKGLALDGALFATAVQKTLNDDRSWAHGGAMTFERISTGMPDFVITLASPGTTGVWCAKSGLDTTIDNVSCDSASTDRVMINAYRWAQGAETFGPKAMHAYRQMLINHEVGHRLGHNHRICRTPGAPAPVMQQQTKSLEIDGVRCRPNPWVFPGG; encoded by the coding sequence GTGGGACGACATAGCCGCAAGGGCCCCGCACCGACGACCGGCCGGGGGGCGGACGACAAGACGACGGCGAACGCCGCACCGCGCGGAGGCCGCCGCCGCAGGCAGGGACCGGGAGCCGAGGACCAGGCGCCCCCGCCGCCGCAGGGCCGGGAGGCCCCGCAGGCCCGGCCGGGTGCGACCCGGCACCCGCAGGACCATCAGGCACACCCCGCCTCTCACGCGCACCTCGACCACCAGGCGCCGCAGGGCCACCAGGCGCACCTCGACCACCAGGCGCAGCACGCGCACCAGGCGCCGCAGGGCGGCCGGGCACCGGAGAGCCGCCGCGCGTCGGCGCCCCAGGTCCCACAGGACGGCTGGGCCGCACAGGCGGCACCGCGAGCCCCGCACGCCGCTCACCCCGCGCAGGGGCCGTACTCACCTCCGGCGGCGCACGGCCCCCATGCCGCCCCGCATGCCCCCCGGGAGCCCTACGCCGCGCGGAATCCGCACGCTTCCGCCCCGCACGGCGGCGAGCCGGGCCCCGGCACCCCGCCGCAGGGCGTCCCGGCGTACGGCACCCCGCCGCGGCACACCCCGCCTCAGGCCACCCCGCCGTCCGGCGTTCCGGTGCCCGACCCGGCCCGTGACGTACGCGGCGGCCACCCCGAGCAGCACGAGCCCGGCGGGGGATGGGGCGCCGGCCCGTACGCCGCGGCCGCCCCGCGGCAGCCCGCCGCCCCGCAGCCGCGCATCGCCCAGACCCCGCCGCGCATACCCGGCCCGCGCCGGGAGTTCCTGGAGGCGTTCGACGAGCCGGAGCCGCGGCACGGCCAGGACGGCCCCGCCGCCGCGCCCGGGGGGCGCGCCACGTCGACCACCGCCCCCGGCGGCCCGCGGCCGCCCGGCGCCCCCGAGGCCCCCGGCACCGGCGCGTCCGGGCGAGGCGGAAGCAGCGCACCGGACGACGTCCGGGACGAGGCGTGGGAGCGGGGCGGCCAGGACCTCCCGGGCGGCTCCGGCGCCTTCGCCGGACCGGCCGGCCGAAGCGGCCGCCCCGCCCGCGCGGACGCCCCCGACGGGGACGGCGGCGACGGGGACGGCGGCGACGACGCCCGCGGCAGCGGCCGGGTCGGCCGGGGCCGCACCCTCACCGGCATCGCCGCGGCCGCGGTGACCACCGTCCTCGCGGTCATCGTCGCCGGTCAGGTCGGCGACGCCCGGCAGCAGAGCCGGGCCGAGCGCGCGGCCGACGCGTCCGACCGGGGTGCCGACACCGCCTCCCGGTCGGAGCTGCGGGCCACCCCGCAGACCGAACCGTCCCGCCCCGCCGCCGAGCCGCCCACGTACGAGCAGCTCATGGCCCGGCAGTTCCCGCTCGATCCGGCCGCGAAGGGCGTCGGCGCCTTCACGGCCGTCCCCGGTACGGACCCGGCGCCCGGCAAGGGGCGCAAGATCCGGTACCGCGTCGATGTGGAGAAGGGCCTCGCGCTCGACGGCGCCCTGTTCGCCACGGCCGTGCAGAAGACCCTCAACGACGACCGCAGCTGGGCGCACGGGGGCGCCATGACGTTCGAGCGGATCTCCACGGGCATGCCCGACTTCGTCATCACCCTCGCCAGCCCCGGCACGACCGGCGTCTGGTGCGCCAAGTCCGGCCTGGACACCACCATCGACAACGTCTCCTGCGACTCCGCCTCCACCGACCGCGTGATGATCAACGCCTACCGGTGGGCGCAGGGCGCCGAGACCTTCGGGCCCAAGGCGATGCACGCCTACCGGCAGATGCTCATCAACCACGAGGTCGGCCACCGCCTCGGACACAACCACCGCATCTGCCGGACGCCCGGCGCTCCGGCTCCCGTGATGCAGCAGCAGACCAAGTCCCTGGAGATCGACGGCGTGCGCTGCCGACCGAACCCCTGGGTGTTCCCAGGCGGCTGA
- a CDS encoding DUF3107 domain-containing protein: MEVKIGVQHAPREIVLESEQSAEDVERAVAEALSGKAQLLSLTDEKGRKVLVPSDRLAYVEIGEPTVRRVGFGPL, translated from the coding sequence GTGGAGGTCAAGATCGGCGTGCAGCACGCGCCCCGGGAAATCGTTCTGGAGAGCGAACAGTCCGCCGAGGACGTCGAGCGCGCGGTGGCGGAGGCGCTGTCCGGCAAGGCGCAGCTGCTCAGCCTGACGGACGAGAAGGGCCGCAAGGTGCTGGTCCCGTCGGACCGGCTCGCCTACGTGGAGATCGGCGAGCCCACGGTGCGCCGGGTGGGCTTCGGCCCGCTCTGA
- a CDS encoding spherulation-specific family 4 protein — protein sequence MPHLTGTGTGLSATGAEQLGFGVPGYAHPLLAPVEWAELARPGAPVHWVVLDVADGPGVRPDPHCLEAAGRLRNAGVRVLGHLNLGRGVRAFGDLVSEAHRHLDWYRVDGYFLDSCPTERDDLTAVRRLTATLEAVLDRPDGGHLVLGHGGPPHPGYADAADQLVTFRGPWTEYRWSQAPEWTADHPPERFAHLVHGVPRTHLDEAVRIARWQGAGTIFFTDRTGQSDPFSALPGYWDEIVSQIGPGVSE from the coding sequence GTGCCGCATCTGACCGGTACCGGGACCGGTCTGTCCGCGACCGGCGCCGAACAGCTCGGCTTCGGCGTCCCCGGCTACGCCCACCCTCTGCTCGCGCCCGTCGAGTGGGCGGAGCTGGCGCGGCCGGGCGCGCCGGTGCACTGGGTCGTCCTCGACGTGGCGGACGGGCCGGGCGTCCGGCCCGACCCGCACTGCCTGGAGGCGGCCGGCCGGCTGCGGAACGCGGGGGTACGGGTGCTCGGCCACCTGAACCTCGGCCGGGGCGTCCGCGCCTTCGGCGACCTGGTGTCCGAGGCGCATCGCCACCTCGACTGGTACCGCGTGGACGGCTATTTCCTGGACAGCTGTCCCACGGAGCGGGACGACCTGACCGCGGTGCGGCGGCTCACCGCCACCCTGGAGGCCGTCCTCGACCGGCCCGACGGCGGGCACCTGGTCCTCGGCCACGGCGGCCCGCCGCACCCCGGCTACGCGGACGCCGCCGACCAGCTGGTCACCTTCCGCGGGCCGTGGACCGAGTACCGCTGGTCGCAGGCGCCGGAGTGGACCGCCGACCATCCGCCGGAACGGTTCGCCCACCTCGTCCACGGGGTGCCGCGCACCCATCTGGACGAGGCGGTGCGCATCGCGCGGTGGCAGGGCGCGGGCACGATCTTCTTCACGGACCGGACGGGACAATCCGACCCTTTCTCGGCCCTGCCCGGCTACTGGGACGAAATCGTCTCGCAGATCGGACCAGGTGTCTCGGAATGA
- a CDS encoding NAD-dependent epimerase/dehydratase family protein, whose amino-acid sequence MRVLLLGATGFIGRFVADRLLADPAVHLTALGRRDDSDVRFDLAGGSPGALTRFLDAVHPGVVINCAGATRGGARELTRHNTVAVATVCEALRRSRCGARMVQVGCASEYGPSQPGSSTAEDAVPRPGGPYGVSKLAATELVLGSGLDAVVLRVFSPVGPGTPAGSPLGRIAEGMRRAMQSGDPELKLGGLGVQRDFVDVRDVARAVHAASLSAAQGVVNIGTGRAVRLRDAASLLARVAGYAGAVHDLDGPPARPVIGAQRTESPGEHPPPVAPQPYPDGCGAWQQADVRTARDRLGWRPRIHLEESLADIWMEAACRI is encoded by the coding sequence ATGAGGGTGCTGCTGCTCGGCGCCACGGGCTTCATCGGCCGCTTCGTCGCCGACCGGCTGCTCGCCGACCCGGCGGTGCACCTCACCGCCCTGGGCCGCCGGGACGACTCCGACGTGCGCTTCGACCTGGCAGGCGGCAGTCCGGGTGCGCTCACCCGGTTCCTGGACGCCGTCCACCCCGGCGTCGTCATCAACTGCGCGGGAGCCACCCGCGGCGGCGCCCGCGAGCTGACCCGGCACAACACCGTCGCCGTCGCCACCGTCTGCGAGGCGCTGCGCCGCAGCCGCTGCGGGGCGCGCATGGTGCAGGTCGGCTGCGCCTCCGAGTACGGGCCCTCACAGCCCGGCTCGTCCACCGCCGAGGACGCCGTGCCCCGGCCCGGCGGGCCGTACGGGGTGTCCAAGCTGGCGGCGACCGAACTGGTCCTCGGCTCCGGGCTGGACGCCGTCGTCCTGCGGGTGTTCTCGCCGGTCGGCCCCGGCACTCCGGCAGGCTCGCCGCTGGGCCGGATCGCCGAGGGCATGCGCCGCGCGATGCAGTCCGGCGACCCTGAGCTGAAGCTCGGCGGGCTCGGCGTACAGCGCGACTTCGTGGACGTGCGGGACGTGGCGCGGGCCGTGCACGCCGCCTCGCTGTCGGCGGCGCAGGGCGTCGTCAACATCGGTACCGGCCGCGCCGTACGGCTCCGGGACGCCGCGTCGCTCCTGGCCCGCGTCGCCGGCTACGCGGGTGCCGTCCACGACCTGGACGGACCGCCCGCGCGGCCGGTCATCGGCGCCCAGCGCACCGAGTCGCCCGGCGAGCACCCGCCGCCGGTCGCCCCGCAGCCCTACCCCGACGGCTGCGGGGCCTGGCAGCAGGCCGACGTGCGCACCGCCCGCGACCGGCTCGGCTGGCGGCCGCGCATCCACCTGGAGGAGTCCCTCGCCGACATCTGGATGGAGGCGGCGTGCCGCATCTGA
- a CDS encoding ferritin-like fold-containing protein: METPDNATAAEEPTGIAALDWAGASAEPQYRAAVVDLLGALAYGELAAFERLAEDAKLAPTLADKAELAKMASAEFHHFERLRDRLSAIDVEPTGAMEPFAKALDDFHRQTAPSDWLEGLVKAYVGDSIASDFYREVAVRLDSDTRALVLAVLDDTGHGNFAVEKVRAAIEADPRVGGRLALWARRLMGEALSQAQRVVAERDALSTMLVGGVADGFDLAAVGEMFSRITKAHTRRMAALGLAA; encoded by the coding sequence ATGGAGACGCCTGACAACGCCACTGCCGCCGAAGAACCGACCGGGATCGCCGCCCTCGACTGGGCCGGGGCCTCCGCCGAGCCGCAGTACCGCGCGGCCGTCGTGGACCTGCTCGGCGCGCTCGCCTACGGGGAGCTGGCGGCCTTCGAGCGGCTCGCGGAGGACGCGAAGCTCGCGCCGACGCTCGCCGACAAGGCGGAGCTGGCGAAGATGGCGTCCGCCGAGTTCCACCACTTCGAGCGGCTGCGCGATCGCCTGTCCGCGATCGACGTGGAGCCGACCGGCGCCATGGAGCCGTTCGCCAAGGCCCTGGACGACTTCCACCGCCAGACCGCGCCGTCGGACTGGCTGGAGGGCCTGGTCAAGGCGTACGTGGGCGACTCGATCGCCAGCGACTTCTACCGGGAGGTCGCCGTCCGCCTCGACTCCGACACGCGCGCGCTGGTGCTGGCCGTGCTGGACGACACCGGGCACGGGAACTTCGCCGTGGAGAAGGTCCGCGCCGCCATCGAGGCCGACCCGCGGGTCGGCGGCCGGCTCGCCCTGTGGGCGCGGCGGCTGATGGGCGAGGCGCTGTCGCAGGCCCAGCGGGTCGTCGCGGAGCGGGACGCGCTGTCGACGATGCTGGTCGGCGGGGTCGCGGACGGCTTCGACCTGGCGGCGGTCGGCGAGATGTTCTCCCGGATCACCAAGGCGCACACCAGGCGCATGGCCGCCCTGGGCCTCGCGGCCTGA
- a CDS encoding TetR/AcrR family transcriptional regulator: MTAIEQTEAARPRGTRLPRRARRNQLLGAAQQVFVAQGYHAAAMDDIAERAGVSKPVLYQHFPGKLELYLALLDQHCESLLHAVRTALASTTDNKQRVAATMDAYFAYVQDEGGAFRLVFESDLTNEPAVRERVERVSLQCAEAISDVIAEDTGLSKDESMLLAVGLGGVSQVVARHWLASDSPVPRDKAVQLLTSLAWRGIAGFPLHGAEGH, translated from the coding sequence GTGACAGCCATCGAGCAGACAGAGGCGGCGCGCCCGAGGGGCACACGCCTGCCGCGCCGAGCCCGACGCAACCAGCTGCTGGGCGCCGCCCAGCAGGTCTTCGTCGCCCAGGGGTACCACGCGGCCGCGATGGACGACATCGCCGAGCGGGCCGGCGTCAGCAAGCCCGTGCTGTACCAGCACTTCCCCGGCAAGCTGGAGCTGTACCTGGCGCTGCTCGACCAGCACTGCGAGTCGCTGCTGCACGCCGTCCGCACGGCGCTGGCCTCCACCACGGACAACAAGCAGCGCGTCGCCGCCACCATGGACGCCTACTTCGCGTACGTACAGGACGAGGGCGGCGCGTTCCGGCTGGTGTTCGAGTCGGACCTGACCAACGAGCCCGCCGTGCGCGAGCGCGTCGAGCGGGTGTCGCTGCAGTGCGCCGAGGCGATCTCGGACGTGATCGCCGAGGACACGGGTCTGTCGAAGGACGAGTCGATGCTGCTCGCCGTCGGCCTGGGCGGGGTGTCGCAGGTCGTCGCCCGGCACTGGCTGGCGAGCGACTCCCCGGTCCCGCGCGACAAGGCGGTACAGCTGCTGACCTCGCTGGCGTGGCGCGGCATCGCCGGTTTCCCGCTGCACGGGGCCGAGGGGCACTGA
- a CDS encoding alpha/beta fold hydrolase: MSSTELPASPTAASAVPRAHAVRVAEGERLRSVELPGLTLNVRFRPSGEAGRAPALYVHGLGGSSQNWSALMPLLQDVLEGEAVDLPGFGDSPPPDDGNYSVTGHARAVIRLLDAGDRGPVHLIGNSLGGAVATRIAAVRPDLVRTLTLVSPALPELRAQRSAWPTGLLAVPGVAGAFARLTRDWTPEQRVRSVMSLCYGDPGRVTDEALRAAVEEMERRLRLPYFWDAMARSARGIVDAYTLGGQHNLWRQAERVLAPTLLVYGGRDRLVSYRMARKAALAFRDARLLTLPDAGHVAMMEYPEAVARAVRELVAHRGRDGHGDGARS, translated from the coding sequence ATGTCTTCGACCGAGCTGCCCGCGTCCCCCACCGCCGCGTCGGCGGTGCCCCGCGCGCACGCCGTACGGGTCGCGGAGGGCGAGCGACTGCGCTCCGTCGAGCTGCCCGGCCTCACGCTGAACGTGCGCTTCCGCCCGTCCGGCGAGGCCGGCAGGGCGCCCGCGCTGTACGTGCACGGGCTCGGCGGCTCGTCGCAGAACTGGTCGGCGCTGATGCCGCTCCTCCAGGACGTCCTGGAGGGCGAGGCCGTCGACCTGCCCGGCTTCGGCGACTCCCCGCCGCCCGACGACGGCAACTACTCCGTGACCGGCCACGCCCGCGCCGTCATCCGCCTGCTGGACGCGGGGGACCGCGGGCCCGTCCACCTGATCGGTAACTCGCTGGGCGGTGCCGTCGCCACGCGCATCGCGGCCGTCCGCCCCGACCTGGTGCGCACGCTCACGCTGGTGTCGCCCGCACTGCCCGAGCTGCGGGCGCAGCGCAGCGCGTGGCCGACGGGCCTGCTGGCGGTGCCCGGCGTGGCCGGTGCCTTCGCCCGGCTCACCAGGGACTGGACGCCGGAGCAGCGGGTGCGGAGCGTGATGTCGCTCTGCTACGGCGACCCCGGCCGGGTCACCGACGAGGCACTGCGGGCCGCCGTCGAGGAGATGGAGCGGCGCCTGCGGCTCCCCTACTTCTGGGACGCGATGGCCCGCTCGGCACGCGGCATCGTGGACGCGTACACGCTCGGCGGCCAGCACAACCTGTGGCGGCAGGCGGAGCGGGTGCTCGCGCCGACGCTCCTCGTGTACGGCGGGCGCGACCGGCTCGTGTCGTACCGCATGGCCCGCAAGGCCGCCCTCGCCTTCCGGGACGCGCGGCTGCTGACGCTCCCGGACGCGGGGCACGTGGCGATGATGGAGTACCCCGAGGCGGTCGCCCGTGCGGTACGCGAGCTCGTCGCCCACCGGGGCCGCGACGGTCACGGCGACGGCGCGAGGAGCTGA
- a CDS encoding DUF3492 domain-containing protein, whose translation MRIGLLTEGGYPCATGESRIWCDRLVRGLHQHEFDVYALGRGERAGRPAAPPPAHVRRVRTAPLWDDGPDGAVPGAEGPGSGGGAGLAPAAHAGRLPRVAGSGARAAGTGRTPGPWTYGRRDRRRFAEHFERLATALCRGGAATGGAGDAHEDFAEGLYGLAELAGARGGLGGALRSESALRALEAACRAPGARRSAHAATVPDHLALADRLERLLLPLSLDWYGPDGLAAADLCHAASGGTVALPGLLAKRFFGTPLLVTEYGVRLRAHYLAGGGTALGAPVRTLLAAYHRLLAAEVYRQAALVTPGNAHVRRWQERCGADRAKLRTVYPGREAERFAAVGEGSDRGDPRTLVWVGTAEPAKDLVGLLHAFARVREAEPGTRLRIVAAPVRDERAAAYLAHCRVLAAQMFPDEAATAHAVGDNPVSFEEIGGPEAPGPADAYAAGCVVVLSSVVEGFPVTLVEAMLCGRATVSTDSGAVVEVIGGTGLVVPPRNPRALADACVALLRDPARRARLGAAARARALELFTVEQNVAAFRALYLEALSLAPVRRADEALDRYGDPLPFAHPAEAYVPGHRTPGSGPASGFGSGSGRTGDTGAGERPRAGGGRRVPAWAVHAEPAEPAGAASGGGHG comes from the coding sequence GTGCGGATCGGACTGCTCACCGAGGGTGGGTACCCGTGCGCGACGGGTGAGTCCAGGATCTGGTGCGACCGGCTCGTGCGCGGGCTCCACCAGCACGAGTTCGACGTCTACGCGCTGGGCCGCGGCGAGCGCGCCGGCCGGCCGGCCGCCCCGCCGCCGGCGCACGTACGCCGCGTACGCACCGCACCGCTGTGGGACGACGGGCCGGACGGCGCCGTGCCCGGCGCCGAGGGCCCCGGGAGCGGCGGAGGCGCGGGCCTCGCCCCCGCGGCCCACGCCGGCCGCCTCCCTCGCGTGGCCGGCTCCGGCGCCCGCGCCGCCGGTACCGGCCGGACGCCGGGGCCGTGGACGTACGGCCGCCGCGACCGGCGCCGCTTCGCCGAGCACTTCGAGCGGCTCGCCACGGCCCTCTGCCGAGGGGGCGCGGCCACCGGGGGTGCCGGGGACGCCCACGAGGACTTCGCCGAGGGGCTGTACGGCCTGGCCGAACTGGCGGGCGCGCGCGGCGGCCTCGGTGGCGCCCTCCGCTCCGAGAGCGCCCTGCGCGCGCTGGAGGCGGCCTGCCGGGCGCCCGGCGCGCGCCGGAGCGCGCACGCCGCGACCGTGCCCGACCACCTGGCGCTCGCCGACCGGCTGGAGCGCCTCCTGCTTCCCCTGTCGCTCGACTGGTACGGCCCGGACGGGCTGGCGGCCGCCGACCTCTGCCACGCGGCGTCCGGCGGGACGGTGGCGCTTCCCGGGCTCCTGGCCAAACGCTTCTTCGGCACACCACTGCTGGTCACCGAGTACGGCGTCCGGCTGCGCGCCCACTACCTGGCGGGCGGCGGCACGGCGCTCGGCGCCCCCGTGCGGACGCTCCTCGCGGCGTACCACCGGCTGCTCGCGGCCGAGGTCTACCGGCAGGCCGCCCTCGTCACCCCGGGCAACGCCCACGTCCGCCGCTGGCAGGAACGGTGCGGCGCCGACCGGGCCAAGCTCCGCACGGTGTACCCGGGCCGGGAAGCGGAACGGTTCGCCGCCGTGGGGGAGGGCTCGGACCGGGGGGACCCCCGCACGCTCGTGTGGGTCGGCACGGCCGAGCCCGCCAAGGACCTCGTCGGCCTGCTGCACGCCTTCGCACGGGTACGCGAGGCGGAGCCGGGCACCAGGCTGCGGATCGTCGCCGCCCCCGTACGGGACGAGCGGGCCGCCGCGTACCTCGCGCACTGCCGGGTGCTCGCCGCGCAGATGTTCCCCGACGAGGCCGCCACCGCCCACGCGGTCGGCGACAACCCGGTGTCGTTCGAGGAGATCGGCGGCCCGGAGGCACCCGGCCCCGCCGACGCGTACGCCGCCGGATGCGTGGTCGTCCTCTCCAGCGTGGTGGAGGGCTTCCCCGTCACCCTGGTCGAGGCGATGCTGTGCGGCCGGGCCACCGTCTCGACGGACTCCGGCGCGGTGGTCGAGGTCATCGGCGGCACAGGGCTCGTCGTACCGCCGCGCAATCCGCGCGCCCTCGCCGACGCGTGCGTGGCGCTGCTGCGGGACCCGGCGCGCCGGGCCCGGCTGGGCGCCGCCGCCCGCGCCCGCGCGCTGGAGCTGTTCACGGTCGAGCAGAACGTCGCCGCGTTCCGCGCCCTGTACCTCGAAGCGCTGTCGCTCGCGCCCGTACGGCGCGCTGACGAGGCGCTCGACCGGTACGGCGACCCGCTGCCCTTCGCCCACCCGGCGGAGGCGTACGTGCCGGGTCACCGTACGCCCGGCTCCGGGCCCGCTTCCGGCTTCGGCTCCGGCTCCGGTCGCACGGGCGACACGGGGGCGGGGGAGCGGCCGCGGGCGGGCGGCGGCCGGCGGGTGCCCGCCTGGGCGGTCCACGCTGAGCCCGCCGAGCCCGCCGGGGCGGCGAGCGGAGGCGGTCATGGCTGA